CACTAGCTGCTCATCGGTAACATTCTTCAATGAATTTTCTTGCGGTTGCACCCTCGAATCTGGCGGTTTTTCGGGGTTTGCAAGTCATTGAATTTCCTCGCAAACACTGGTGGCGCAAGGGTTGCGCCTGCGTGAAAGGTCGGTTTGGAGGCTTGTATGAAATTTCTGAAAGGAGGGTCAGAAATGAGCCTCGTACCCTGTCAGATGGGCAAGGTAGCTGCTGCCCGCTCATGGCGGGCGCAAAAGGCAACATCAATACTTCCCGCTTTTAACGGAGGTAAAAACAGACCCTGGAAGGCATCAAGCCGGAGCAGTCATGGCTCTTCGGCTTTGAGTTCCTTTTCCATTTTTTCCAGTTCCTGCTTGAAAACCTGATCCTGAACGGTGGCGCGCTTGCGCCAGGGTTTGCGTTCCGGTTCGGGTTGGGCGGCGTAGGTGGTGACTTCCCCGCCGTAAACTTCCTTGTAACGTTGTTCCTGGCGCTCAAGTTCCGCGCGCAGTTCGTCTTTCGTCACAGTGCTACCTGATTGAGTTGAGATAAATTCTGGTGAAACGCGCTGCGCTCAATGTATTGATCACGCTCGACAAGAGGACAACGCCCATGCAGGCATCGTTTGCGACAGGGTGATCAATACGTCCATGTTGCAGGCGGCTACGGCACCAGAGATAAATAGCTGACGTAGCATCAGTTTCCTTTTTTGGCGAGCGCGCAGGCTTTGCAATGTCGCGCCACCGAGTAGCGGCATCGGTGAATGAAGAAACACCGGGCTACTGATTTGCATTATAGCGAGCGATTCACAGAACTCTATCGCCAAACACTTAAAAGTGGATATTGCAGCGTGAATGTTTTGTTGCCCGCAAGTTTAGCGGCAACTAGCGAATGGCTGAGGTCATTGCGCAGCGATGCATTTCTGACGCCATTAAGTCGAACAACTTAGGCAACTACATCGACCTTAAATCATCATCCGGCTTGCGCGGATAGATATAGAGAAGCACATATTAACTGGCGCTGGTCACCCAGTGGTGAAGGCGAGCGGTTGCGATTATCGGTCGAGCGTTCGATAATCGCCCAATGTCGCCTGGCCGGGCTTGTTTGCGGGGGCCGTGACGCCTGTAATAGTCGCAGATCCGTACAGGAAAGGACCTTAAATGAATGATCAACTGCGCAACTCCTTCGCCTCCGTGGCGCCACCGATCGTGGCATCGCCTGCCAAGCGGATTCAGGCGCTGACCGGCGACCCGGACTTCATGACCTCGCTGGCACGCGGTCTGGCGGTGGTGCAAGCCTTCCAGGAGCGCAAGCGCCACCTGACCATCGCCCAGATCAGCCACCGCACGGAAATTCCCCGCGCCGCCGTACGGCGTTGCCTGCATACCCTGATCAAACTCGGTTACGCCACCACGGACGGCCGCACCTATTCACTGCTGCCCAAAGTGCTGACCCTCGGTCATGCCTACGTCTCCTCGACGCCATTGGCGGTATCGGCCCAGCCTTATCTGGACCGCATGAGCGAACAACTGCACGAAGCCTGCAACATGGCCACCCTGGAAGGGGATGACATCTTGTACATCGCCCGTTCCGCGACCACCCAGCGCCTGATCTCGGTCGATCTCTCGGTGGGCGGGCGCCTGCCGGCCTACTGCACATCGATGGGCCGGATTCTGCTGGCCGCGCTGGACGACACTTCGCTTCAGGAATACCTCGACCACGCCGACCTGCAAGCCAAGACCAGCCGCACACTGCACACCCCCGAGGCCCTGCTCGAATGCCTGCAGGAAGTCCGCAGACAGGGTTGGTGCATCGTCGATCAGGAACTGGAACAAGGCCTGCGTTCGATTGCCGTGCCGGTGTACGACGCCTCAGGTCAAGTGGTCGCGGCCCTCAACGTCAGCACCCACGCGGGGCGGGTCAGCCGCAACGAGCTGGAGCAGCGCTTCCTTCCCGGCCTGTTGAGTGCCAGTCGCGACCTCAGTGCGCAGCTGTTTGCCTAAGCTGTTCGATAATCGCCCGGAGTCGTTTTCGGTGAATTGACGCAATTTCCTGCGGGTTAATACTGTCGCGGCTGCGCCAGCATCGGCTGGCACCTGTTCGACTGCGTACCGCATGGAATAAAAATAATGAACCAGCCTCAGTCTGCTGTAGGAAACGTCCTCGACGTACAGTCCTTCATCAATGCTCAACCCATTTCACGCTACCAGTGGCGTGTCGTGATCCTGTGTTTTCTGATTGTGTTCCTCGATGGCCTCGATACCGCGGCCATGGGCTTCATCGCCCCGGCCCTGTCGCAGGACTGGGGCATCGACCGCGCCAGCCTCGGCCCGGTGATGAGTGCCGCGCTGATCGGCATGGTCTTCGGCGCACTGGGCTCAGGCCCTTTGGCTGACCGTTTCGGGCGAAAAGTCGTACTGGTCGGCGCCGTGTTGCTGTTCGGCGCGTTCAGCCTGGCCTCGGCCTACAGCACCAGCGTCGATCAGTTGCTGGTGTTGCGCTTCCTCACCGGCCTGGGGCTGGGCGCCGGCATGCCGAACGCCACCACACTGCTGTCCGAGTACACCCCGGAGCGCAAGAAATCCTTGCTGGTGACCAGCATGTTCTGCGGGTTCAACCTCGGCATGGCCGGCGGTGGTTTCATTTCCGCCAAGCTGATCCCGGCGTTCGGCTGGCACAGTCTGCTGCTGATCGGCGGGATCTTGCCGTTGATCCTTGGCGTCGTCCTGCTGCTCTGGCTGCCGGAATCGGCGCGCTTTCTTGTCGTGCGTAACCGTGGCACCGACAAAGTGCGCAAAACCCTGGCACCCATCGACCCGGCCGTGGTGGCTCAGGCCTCCGCGTTCAGCGTGCCGGAACAGAAAACCGTTAAGGCCCGCAACGTGTTCGCCGTGGTCTTCTCCGGCACCTACAGCGTCGGCACCTTGTTGCTGTGGCTGACCTATTTCATGGGCCTGGTGATTGTTTACCTGCTGACCAGTTGGCTGCCGACCCTGATGCGCGACAGTGGCGCAAGCATGGAGCAGGCCGCGTTCATCGGCGCGCTGTTCCAGTTCGGCGGGGTGTTGAGTGCGGTGGGTGTCGGCTGGGCCATGGACCGCTTCAATCCGCACAAGGTGATCGGCACTTTCTACCTGCTGGCCGGGGTGTTTGCCTACGCGGTGGGGCAGAGTCTGGGCAGCATCACGCTGCTGGCTACCCTGGTGCTGGTGGCCGGGATGTGCGTCAACGGCGCGCAATCGGCGATGCCCTCGTTGGCGGCACGGTTTTACCCGACCCAGGGGCGTGCCACGGGCGTGTCGTGGATGCTCGGGATTGGTCGTTTCGGCGCCATCCTTGGTGCCTGGATGGGGGCAACATTGCTGGGACTGGGCTGGAATTTCGAGCAGGTGCTGACGGCGCTGGTGATTCCGGCCGCTGTGGCAACGGCGGCGGTGGT
This genomic interval from Pseudomonas putida contains the following:
- the pcaR gene encoding pca regulon transcriptional regulator PcaR; this translates as MNDQLRNSFASVAPPIVASPAKRIQALTGDPDFMTSLARGLAVVQAFQERKRHLTIAQISHRTEIPRAAVRRCLHTLIKLGYATTDGRTYSLLPKVLTLGHAYVSSTPLAVSAQPYLDRMSEQLHEACNMATLEGDDILYIARSATTQRLISVDLSVGGRLPAYCTSMGRILLAALDDTSLQEYLDHADLQAKTSRTLHTPEALLECLQEVRRQGWCIVDQELEQGLRSIAVPVYDASGQVVAALNVSTHAGRVSRNELEQRFLPGLLSASRDLSAQLFA
- a CDS encoding MFS transporter, with product MNQPQSAVGNVLDVQSFINAQPISRYQWRVVILCFLIVFLDGLDTAAMGFIAPALSQDWGIDRASLGPVMSAALIGMVFGALGSGPLADRFGRKVVLVGAVLLFGAFSLASAYSTSVDQLLVLRFLTGLGLGAGMPNATTLLSEYTPERKKSLLVTSMFCGFNLGMAGGGFISAKLIPAFGWHSLLLIGGILPLILGVVLLLWLPESARFLVVRNRGTDKVRKTLAPIDPAVVAQASAFSVPEQKTVKARNVFAVVFSGTYSVGTLLLWLTYFMGLVIVYLLTSWLPTLMRDSGASMEQAAFIGALFQFGGVLSAVGVGWAMDRFNPHKVIGTFYLLAGVFAYAVGQSLGSITLLATLVLVAGMCVNGAQSAMPSLAARFYPTQGRATGVSWMLGIGRFGAILGAWMGATLLGLGWNFEQVLTALVIPAAVATAAVVIKGVVSHADAT